The segment ATACGTCCAGTTATAATTGCGATTTTAGTGTGACCATTCTTTATAAGAGCTTCTGTCCCTTTAAAAGCTCCATCTACATTATCAATGAAAACTCCACTGAAATTAGAATATTTCACATGTCCTTCTAATAAAATTACAGGTATTCCTAAATTCTCAATTGCAGCTAAATACTTGCTATTAAATTCATTTTCTACAGATGTAGGGGTTATTATTATTCCTTCTATTCTTTGTTCTTTTAAAAGCTTTATAGCTTTTATTTCCTTTTCTATATTCTCATCAGCATCACATAATATTATATTAAAATTATGCTGATCAGCCATTTTGCTTATACCCTTTATTGCATCACCAAAAAAAGGATTTTTTATATCTGGAACTATAACACCTATTATATTCGTTTTCTTTGTAGTTAAACTTCTTGCAATAGCACTTGGTGAATAATTTAAATCCTTCATGACTTTCAAAACTTTTTCTCTAGTTTCGTCCTTCACATATCCAGAATCATTCAATACTCGTGATACTGTTGCCTGTGATACCTTCGCTGTCTTAGCAATGTCACTTATTGTAACTGCCACTTTTATTCCCCCTAATACTTTGGAAACCGGTTTCATGTTTATCATACACTATTTCATATTATTTTTCAACAACATATAAGCATAATTTTTTCAAAACAATTTTGATAATTGAATCTCTTTATTCATATTTATTGGATTAATTAATGGTAATTTTGATATTAAGTTATTATATTGAATTAAAATTTGAAACAAATATATAAATTATTATAAATTTCCAATCATTTATATAGATGTATATTTTAGTAGGTTCTAATAGGTTTAACTTCCATATATTTTACATGGAAATCATATGGTAGTTTTGCTAAAATAACACCTATACTAAGCCGAATCTCCAATTGGAGTACGGGGGAACTATTTTGGGGTGAAACTTATTTTATACTAAGTGGGGTACCTCAACCCTAACCCGTCAACTAACCTCGGAGGCAAAATGAGGAGGAGTTTTATGTTAAAATCTAAAAATCTAAACAAATTTATTGCAGCTATGTCAGTATCACTTTTACTTACTCAACCAGTTTTTGCAGCTACATATAAGGTAGTACCTAACGATTCACTTTATAAAATAAGTAAAGTATTCAACACTTCTGTAACCTCGCTTAAAAGTGATAATAAATTAAATGGAGATATCATTTATCCTGGACAAGCTATAAGTGTTCCAGCTAAAGTACACTCTGTTGTATATGGAGAATCTTTATACTTAATTTCTAAAAAATATGGTATATCCCTTGAATCTTTAAGACGTGCAAATAATAAATGGGATGATCTTATCTATCCTAATGATGAGCTTTTAATACCATCAATAACTTCTGTAACTTCTAATTCGAATACAAACAATACATCTTCATCTTCCGGACAAGCTAAGTCTACTAAATCAGTAATACCATACAATCAAAGTGATTTAGAACTTTTATCTCGACTTGTTCATGCTGAAGCAGGTGGAGAAAGTTATAAAACTAAAGTTTGTGTTGCATCAGTCGTTATAAATAGAGTTAAAAGCAACAAATTTCCGAACTCAATTAGAAATGTAATATATGAAGTGTCTGACGGACATTATCAATTTACGCCAGTTTTAAATGGTATGATTAATAAAGCCGCATCAGACGATGATAAAAAAGCTGCTTTAGAAGCTTTAAATGGAAATGACCCTACAAAGGGTGCATTGTATTTCTTTGATAACACAGTAACTAATCAATGGCTTTTATCAAAACCTGTAGCACTTCATTCTGATAAAATGACATTTGCATATTAACTAAAAAAGCAGGGCATGCGCTCTGCTTTTTTTATTTAATATATTTTTTTATAATTTTTTTTTTAATGTTAATACTAAGCGTAGGAAAGGAGTGATTATGTTAAAATGTCTAAGTTTTTTAAAAATATAATTATATCTTTAGTAATTATTTGTGGATTGTCCATATCTATTATTAGTAAAAATGTAATAAATGCTTCTTCAAAGAATAGTATATCCACTTCTACAACTTTGAAAGCTACTAATGCCTCAAATCACTCAAATACTAAAGAATATAATTGGTATTTTAAACACGTTAAAAATGGAGTTCCTCCTGTAGAACCACCTGAAACAGCTAGCTTTTTATCTAAATATGATACACACTTCTTAGGAGATACATCTAAAAAAGTAATATATCTAACTTTCGATGAAGGATATGAAAACGGATATACAGGTCCTATATTAGATGTACTAAAAAAACATAAGGTGCCTGCTGCTTTTTTCGTGGTAAAGCCATATATAGATTCAAATCCTGATTTGATAAAACGTATGGTAAATGAAGGACATCTAGTATGTAACCACAGTTGGCATCATCCATCCATGGCTTCAATACACAATAAAGAAAAATTTAATCGTGAGTTATCTGAAGTAGAAAAGGATTTTGAAAAATTAACAGGCAAAAAAATGCCTCATTATTTTAGACCACCTATGGGAAAATATAGCGAGCAATCATTAGCTTTCACAAAAGATTACGGATATAAAACTATTTTCTGGAGCTTTGCATATGCTGATTGGGATCCTAAAAAACAACCTTCACATGAGTTTGCTAAGAAAAAAATATTAGATAAAACTCATAACGGAGCAATTATGCTTCTTCATGCAGTTTCAAAAACTAATGCTGAAATATTAGATAACGTTATAACAGAATGGAAAAAACAAGGATATGAACTTAAATCTTTAACTGATATTAAATAAAATAATGTTTAAAACACCTCCAACTATTAAACATTATTTTATCTTATTGATTTTCTCTTATTAAATTTAGCTTTGTTAAGATATATGAAAAAGATATTGTGAAATAGTTATTTTTAATTATTTCACAATATCTTTTAATTTCTATTAGATATTTTCAATGTATTACTTAAATTAACTTATTTGTGACACATCTTATTGCAACTATCCATCTTTTTTATACAAAGAACTTCACTTGAACCACATTGTGGACATTTTTGTCTATCTTGCTCATATTTTATATGATAATTTTCTCCACATTTTAAACATTTAAATCTGCAATGATGAGTTGTATAATCACCACCACTTATGTTTATAGCATTTCCATGCGTTAATGCTATAGCTACTTTTTTTCTTGCACTATCTATTATATTTTGGAAAGTTTGGCGTGAGACCTGCATCCTCTCAGCACATTCTTCTTGATTTAGTCCTTCTATATCTTTTAATCTCATTGCTTCGAGTTCTTCTAGTTGTAATTTTGTTTCTTGTATTTTACACCTTTGTTTCCCAGTAGGTGTAAAGTAAGTGTTTTCAGGAATAAACTCAATCCTTCTACACTTCTTTGGTCTTGCCATTATCTCCCCTCCAAATTTAAATATTATTCGTTGCAATGTCCTTCATGCTCATGTTTTGTGCATACACTACCTGTTGATTTTAACTCACCTTTTATATATTGGTCAACATTTTCTTCAATTGAACCTACTGCTCCAACTACAACCTCTATATTATTTGCTGCAAATAATTCTTGTGCATGCTCTCCCATTCCACCTGCTATAATTACATTTGCACCTTTTTCATTTAAGAATACTGGTAGGAATCCTGGTTTATGTCCTGGACTTTCTATATATTCTTTATTTACCACCTTATTGTCTTGTACATCAAACATAGTAAATCCTGCACAATGTCCAAAATGTCCACTTACATTATTTCCTTCACTTGCAACTGCTATTCTCATTTCAAATTCCTCCTAATTTTTTTATTTTATCTAGTATATTATTTAAACTAAATTTATAATTACCTTTAAATTGAATTATACAAACTTATAAAGTTTGATCCTTATATTTGATTCTTATGAACTAAACAATTTTCAAATATAACCTATTCCACATATCCCTAATTGCTAAATTTGCCTTACTTTCATCGTAATAAATTATTGGTTTTAATTCATTTATAGATTTTACTACTGTGTCATCGAATGGGATTTTACCAATAATATCCACTTCTTCTTTTCTACAAAAACTTTCTATTTCCTGGGTCATATCTAAATTAATATCATATTTATTTATACAAACATTCATTACTACTCTAAAATGATTGCATAAATCAGCCACTCTTTTGAGATCCTCAAGACCAGATTTTGTTGGCTCTGTAACAATAAGTGCCATATCACTTCCTGTAATAGATGAAATTACCGAACATCCAATTCCTGGTGAACCATCTATTATTGTTAATGTATTTTCACTTACATATTCTTTAGCATTTTCCCTAAGTTCAGCAATTAATTTTCCTGAACCTTCACTTCCAATATCCATCTCAGCTCTTGATATTATGTCTTTGTCTGTTTTAGTAATATACATATGTGCACTTTTTTCTTCTTTTAGTTGTATAGCATTATTGGGACATACGATTATACATGTACCACACCCTTCACAACTGTAAGAATCAATTTTCTTATTACTAATTGCATCGAATCTACAAACCTTTTGGCATTTACCGCAATTAGTGCAAAGTTTATCATTTATCTCAGCTACCTTGCCACCATAAAAATCTTTTTTTTCAATATCATTGCCTTTATAAAACAAGTAAAGGTTTGGAGCATCTACATCACAATCTACTTTAACTACATCTTTTGCAAGTTCTGATATAGCTGTTGCTATTGTAGTTTTTCCTGTTCCACCTTTTCCACTTAAAACTACAAGTTCCACAATAGTTCCT is part of the Clostridium botulinum genome and harbors:
- a CDS encoding NifB/NifX family molybdenum-iron cluster-binding protein gives rise to the protein MRIAVASEGNNVSGHFGHCAGFTMFDVQDNKVVNKEYIESPGHKPGFLPVFLNEKGANVIIAGGMGEHAQELFAANNIEVVVGAVGSIEENVDQYIKGELKSTGSVCTKHEHEGHCNE
- a CDS encoding LacI family DNA-binding transcriptional regulator is translated as MAVTISDIAKTAKVSQATVSRVLNDSGYVKDETREKVLKVMKDLNYSPSAIARSLTTKKTNIIGVIVPDIKNPFFGDAIKGISKMADQHNFNIILCDADENIEKEIKAIKLLKEQRIEGIIITPTSVENEFNSKYLAAIENLGIPVILLEGHVKYSNFSGVFIDNVDGAFKGTEALIKNGHTKIAIITGRMNSQSAKDRLVGYKKALATNNIPLKEDYIFYGDYTTESGYELTCKMLSMKDKPTAVFVSSNMMTIGCIKKIFEQKLSIPRDIAVMGYDDLDMLNLFGVNISYVSVPTIELGKKSMKMLLEELDEESRQTKEIKRVILNADVVLKGSEKM
- a CDS encoding DUF134 domain-containing protein yields the protein MARPKKCRRIEFIPENTYFTPTGKQRCKIQETKLQLEELEAMRLKDIEGLNQEECAERMQVSRQTFQNIIDSARKKVAIALTHGNAINISGGDYTTHHCRFKCLKCGENYHIKYEQDRQKCPQCGSSEVLCIKKMDSCNKMCHK
- a CDS encoding cell wall hydrolase; its protein translation is MLKSKNLNKFIAAMSVSLLLTQPVFAATYKVVPNDSLYKISKVFNTSVTSLKSDNKLNGDIIYPGQAISVPAKVHSVVYGESLYLISKKYGISLESLRRANNKWDDLIYPNDELLIPSITSVTSNSNTNNTSSSSGQAKSTKSVIPYNQSDLELLSRLVHAEAGGESYKTKVCVASVVINRVKSNKFPNSIRNVIYEVSDGHYQFTPVLNGMINKAASDDDKKAALEALNGNDPTKGALYFFDNTVTNQWLLSKPVALHSDKMTFAY
- a CDS encoding ATP-binding protein, which gives rise to MELVVLSGKGGTGKTTIATAISELAKDVVKVDCDVDAPNLYLFYKGNDIEKKDFYGGKVAEINDKLCTNCGKCQKVCRFDAISNKKIDSYSCEGCGTCIIVCPNNAIQLKEEKSAHMYITKTDKDIISRAEMDIGSEGSGKLIAELRENAKEYVSENTLTIIDGSPGIGCSVISSITGSDMALIVTEPTKSGLEDLKRVADLCNHFRVVMNVCINKYDINLDMTQEIESFCRKEEVDIIGKIPFDDTVVKSINELKPIIYYDESKANLAIRDMWNRLYLKIV
- the pdaA gene encoding delta-lactam-biosynthetic de-N-acetylase, which produces MSKFFKNIIISLVIICGLSISIISKNVINASSKNSISTSTTLKATNASNHSNTKEYNWYFKHVKNGVPPVEPPETASFLSKYDTHFLGDTSKKVIYLTFDEGYENGYTGPILDVLKKHKVPAAFFVVKPYIDSNPDLIKRMVNEGHLVCNHSWHHPSMASIHNKEKFNRELSEVEKDFEKLTGKKMPHYFRPPMGKYSEQSLAFTKDYGYKTIFWSFAYADWDPKKQPSHEFAKKKILDKTHNGAIMLLHAVSKTNAEILDNVITEWKKQGYELKSLTDIK